From Pseudoleptotrichia goodfellowii, a single genomic window includes:
- a CDS encoding OmpA family protein gives MRNLLLLHNLKDFFKILRLKNIITVEIIGHTDSEEKDKDRLSLKRAENFYKFLRENGLDESIILDKISAKGDKEPADTNKLYRDDITTEEYRLFLKVFFLIINKNCLKLIIFYHFIFKTAFYISHFLFLLNYTIFFCTFI, from the coding sequence ATGAGAAATCTTCTACTTCTCCACAATTTAAAAGATTTCTTTAAAATTCTGCGTTTAAAAAATATTATCACTGTGGAAATTATAGGTCATACAGACTCTGAAGAAAAGGATAAAGACCGTCTTTCTTTAAAGAGAGCCGAAAATTTTTATAAGTTTTTGAGAGAAAACGGATTGGATGAAAGTATTATTTTAGATAAAATTTCGGCAAAGGGAGACAAAGAACCTGCAGATACTAATAAACTGTATAGGGACGATATAACAACAGAAGAATACAGGTTATTTTTAAAAGTATTTTTTTTGATAATAAATAAAAATTGTCTTAAATTAATAATTTTTTATCATTTTATATTTAAGACAGCCTTTTATATTTCTCACTTTTTATTTCTGTTAAATTATACCATATTTTTTTGTACTTTCATTTAA
- a CDS encoding TRM11 family SAM-dependent methyltransferase, with translation MGKKKFIKKSEPENFELEMNTVWSFPNRGKWGTHDAKYRGNWSPYIPRNLLLRYSNENDLILDQFAGGGTTLVEAKLLNRNIIGIDVNDEALNRCKEKCNFEYENSGKVKICKGDARNLDFISNESIDFICTHPPYANIIQYSETIENDLSHLKVKDFLVEMKKVAEESYRVLKKNKFCAVLMGDIRQKGHIIPMSFEVMKIFESVGFKTKEIIIKEQHNCKATGFWKTNSVKYNFLLIAHEYLFVFRK, from the coding sequence ATGGGAAAGAAAAAATTTATAAAAAAGTCAGAACCTGAAAATTTTGAATTGGAGATGAACACTGTTTGGAGTTTTCCTAATAGAGGAAAATGGGGTACTCATGATGCAAAATATCGTGGTAACTGGTCTCCTTATATACCTAGAAATTTATTATTAAGATACTCAAATGAAAATGATTTAATTCTTGATCAATTTGCAGGAGGCGGAACAACATTAGTTGAAGCTAAATTATTAAACAGAAATATTATAGGTATTGATGTTAACGATGAAGCTCTTAATCGTTGTAAAGAAAAATGCAATTTTGAATATGAAAATTCGGGAAAAGTCAAGATTTGTAAAGGGGATGCCAGAAATTTAGATTTTATCTCAAATGAAAGTATTGATTTTATTTGTACTCATCCACCTTATGCAAATATTATTCAATATAGTGAAACTATTGAAAATGATTTATCTCATTTAAAAGTAAAAGATTTTTTAGTTGAAATGAAAAAAGTTGCAGAAGAAAGTTATCGTGTATTGAAAAAAAATAAATTTTGTGCTGTTTTAATGGGAGATATAAGACAAAAAGGACATATTATCCCAATGAGCTTTGAAGTAATGAAAATTTTTGAAAGCGTAGGCTTTAAAACAAAAGAAATTATTATTAAAGAACAACATAATTGTAAAGCTACGGGTTTTTGGAAAACAAATAGTGTAAAATATAATTTTTTATTGATAGCACATGAGTATTTATTTGTATTTAGAAAATAA
- a CDS encoding type II restriction enzyme produces the protein MIKNNYTANEAWKELINKYNILEEIKKKGFYNIKAEQIKEFKEPRLMAKWDSSASLPSVLQDNKINMLPDSRNSYIIGNFSLYEKLPELKESVTKMAKIEVPEYETIDINNITSEANAINILAISGILEDFLNTSQNVMTFNGRMGTGIFNFKVNTFKNIKQKVEVNNAQCEIDGGFENENSVIIMEAKNVIHEDFHIRQLYYPYRLWKNRVSKPIRLVFSIYSNKIYRLFEYRFNNFEDYSSIELVNSKNYSLQDTEITIEDLKKVKSKLQIKTDDNKNDVKTPFVQADSMDRVVSLLENLYENPMTKFEIAELMNFEERQSDYYFNAGKYLGLFEKGENKLRKLTTLGNKIFKLSYKERQLKLVELILEHRIFNELFDTIIKTGEFPDKEEVMNKMYKLNICESRETISRRAGSVLGWLKWIFELTRLNYK, from the coding sequence ATGATAAAAAATAATTATACTGCAAATGAAGCTTGGAAAGAATTAATAAATAAATATAATATTTTAGAAGAAATTAAGAAAAAAGGTTTTTACAATATAAAAGCAGAACAGATTAAAGAATTTAAAGAACCGAGATTAATGGCAAAATGGGATAGCAGTGCTTCATTACCTTCAGTGTTACAAGATAACAAAATTAATATGTTGCCTGATAGCCGAAATTCATATATTATCGGGAATTTTAGTCTTTATGAGAAGCTTCCCGAATTAAAAGAAAGTGTAACTAAAATGGCTAAAATAGAAGTTCCTGAATATGAAACGATCGATATAAACAATATCACTTCTGAAGCTAATGCAATAAATATTTTAGCAATATCAGGTATTCTCGAAGATTTTTTAAACACAAGTCAAAATGTGATGACTTTTAATGGAAGAATGGGAACAGGTATATTTAATTTTAAAGTTAATACTTTTAAAAACATAAAACAGAAAGTAGAAGTTAATAATGCTCAATGTGAAATTGACGGAGGATTTGAAAATGAGAATTCAGTGATTATTATGGAAGCAAAGAATGTTATACATGAAGATTTTCATATAAGACAACTTTATTATCCTTATAGATTATGGAAAAATAGAGTAAGTAAACCTATTAGATTGGTATTTTCTATTTATTCAAACAAAATTTATAGATTGTTTGAATATCGATTTAATAATTTTGAAGATTATTCATCTATTGAATTGGTAAACTCTAAAAATTATTCTTTACAGGATACTGAAATAACAATAGAAGATTTAAAAAAAGTGAAGTCTAAATTACAAATAAAAACAGATGATAACAAAAATGATGTGAAAACTCCATTTGTTCAAGCAGATTCAATGGATAGAGTTGTATCATTATTAGAAAATTTGTATGAAAATCCAATGACAAAATTTGAAATAGCTGAACTTATGAATTTTGAAGAAAGACAATCAGATTATTATTTTAACGCAGGTAAATATCTTGGATTATTTGAAAAAGGAGAAAATAAATTAAGAAAATTAACAACATTGGGAAATAAAATTTTTAAATTAAGCTACAAAGAAAGACAGTTAAAATTAGTTGAATTGATTTTAGAGCATCGAATTTTTAATGAACTTTTTGATACAATAATTAAAACAGGGGAATTTCCTGATAAAGAAGAAGTAATGAATAAAATGTATAAATTAAATATTTGTGAATCAAGAGAAACTATATCAAGAAGAGCAGGTTCTGTTTTAGGGTGGTTAAAATGGATATTTGAATTGACAAGGTTAAATTATAAATAA
- a CDS encoding low molecular weight protein-tyrosine-phosphatase, whose amino-acid sequence MVQVLFVCLGNICRSPMAEAVFRKMVDNEGLSHQIYIDSAATSSWEHGNPVHKGTRERLAKEGISTVGMYSRILNDDDLSVNYIIGMDQSNIENIERFLRNRYSGRLQRLLEYAGEDRDILDPWYTGDFDTTYEDVVKGCEALLSFIKKYDFNMEI is encoded by the coding sequence ATGGTACAGGTTTTATTTGTCTGCTTAGGAAACATTTGCCGTTCACCTATGGCAGAAGCCGTTTTCAGAAAAATGGTAGATAATGAAGGTTTAAGTCATCAGATTTATATAGATTCGGCTGCTACAAGCTCCTGGGAGCACGGAAATCCTGTTCACAAGGGAACTCGTGAGCGTCTTGCAAAAGAGGGCATCAGCACTGTCGGAATGTACTCCAGAATTTTGAATGATGACGATTTATCGGTTAATTATATTATCGGTATGGATCAGAGCAATATTGAAAATATAGAAAGGTTTTTGAGAAATCGTTATTCGGGAAGACTTCAGCGTTTACTCGAATACGCAGGAGAGGATAGAGATATTCTCGACCCTTGGTATACAGGCGATTTTGATACAACTTATGAAGATGTTGTAAAAGGCTGTGAAGCATTGCTGTCATTTATAAAGAAATATGATTTCAATATGGAGATTTGA
- a CDS encoding NAD-dependent protein deacylase: MDKINQLQKIIDESKKTVFFGGAGVSTESGIPDFRSADGLYSIKINRHFSPEQLVSHTMYLKYPEEFYQFYKTHLIYPDAEPNFAHYYLAKLEQQEKLSAVITQNIDCLHEKAGSRKVLKLHGSVDKNTCIDCGKKYNLEEFLELYHNGIPHCPECNGIIKPDVTLYEETPDMSVFDEAIRHLSRADTLIIGGTSLVVYPAASLIQYFRGKNLILINKSETFQDNYANLVIHDRIGEVFKQLK; encoded by the coding sequence ATGGATAAAATAAATCAACTTCAAAAAATAATAGATGAAAGTAAAAAAACAGTATTTTTCGGAGGAGCGGGAGTATCTACAGAATCAGGTATTCCCGACTTCAGAAGTGCCGACGGTCTTTACAGCATAAAGATTAACAGACATTTTTCTCCGGAGCAGTTGGTTTCTCACACTATGTACTTGAAATATCCCGAAGAATTTTATCAATTTTACAAAACTCATTTGATTTATCCCGATGCCGAGCCGAATTTTGCCCATTATTATTTGGCAAAACTTGAGCAACAGGAGAAACTTTCTGCAGTAATTACTCAAAATATCGACTGTCTGCATGAAAAGGCGGGAAGCCGAAAAGTATTGAAATTGCATGGTTCAGTTGATAAAAATACTTGTATAGATTGCGGGAAAAAATACAATTTGGAAGAATTTTTGGAATTGTATCACAACGGTATTCCTCACTGTCCCGAATGTAACGGTATTATAAAGCCCGATGTAACACTATATGAAGAAACTCCCGATATGTCGGTCTTTGATGAAGCCATTCGGCATTTATCCCGAGCGGATACTCTTATTATCGGCGGAACTTCCCTTGTTGTCTATCCTGCTGCTTCATTAATACAGTATTTTAGAGGTAAAAATCTCATACTAATTAATAAATCTGAAACTTTTCAGGATAATTATGCAAATTTAGTTATTCATGACCGTATCGGAGAGGTTTTTAAACAATTAAAATAA
- a CDS encoding DNA adenine methylase has product MVKNILLSPILKWVGGKRQLLPEIIPLVNKKYSRYVEPFVGGGAVLFELQPKKAIINDLNKELINVYLTVKDFPEELINQLEKHNKNNAEDYFYDLRNKDRDIDYNKLTNIEKAARIIYLNKTCYNGLYRVNSAGQFNTPYGKYKNPNIVNETVIRAMSIYFRSSDIDIRNSDYREVLKGLRKGAFVYLDPPYMPISSSSSFTGYTENGFSYQEQKELKNECDELIKKGITFLQSNSDCEEIRDLYREKDGYKIKTVQAKRNINSKGNKRGEINEVLIYHDKK; this is encoded by the coding sequence GTGGTAAAAAATATTTTGCTCAGCCCTATTTTAAAATGGGTTGGTGGAAAAAGACAATTATTACCTGAAATTATACCTTTAGTAAATAAGAAATATTCAAGATACGTTGAGCCGTTTGTCGGGGGAGGAGCAGTTTTATTTGAATTACAGCCAAAAAAGGCAATTATCAATGATCTGAATAAAGAACTGATAAATGTTTATTTAACAGTTAAAGATTTTCCGGAAGAACTTATAAATCAATTGGAAAAACACAATAAGAATAATGCCGAAGATTATTTTTATGATCTTAGAAATAAAGATAGAGATATAGATTATAATAAATTAACAAATATTGAAAAGGCAGCAAGAATAATTTATTTGAATAAAACTTGTTATAACGGATTATATAGAGTAAATTCTGCAGGACAGTTTAATACTCCTTACGGTAAATATAAAAATCCGAATATTGTTAATGAAACCGTTATTAGAGCTATGTCAATATATTTCAGAAGTTCTGATATAGATATTAGAAATAGTGATTATAGAGAAGTTTTAAAAGGCTTAAGAAAAGGAGCATTTGTATATTTAGATCCTCCTTATATGCCTATTTCATCTTCTTCCTCTTTTACAGGTTATACAGAAAATGGGTTTTCATATCAAGAACAGAAAGAGTTGAAAAATGAATGTGATGAGCTTATTAAAAAAGGAATAACATTTTTACAATCAAATTCTGATTGTGAAGAAATTAGAGATTTGTATAGAGAAAAAGACGGTTATAAAATAAAGACTGTTCAGGCAAAAAGAAATATAAATAGTAAAGGAAACAAAAGAGGAGAAATTAATGAGGTGTTGATTTACCATGATAAAAAATAA
- the eutJ gene encoding ethanolamine utilization protein EutJ, whose protein sequence is MSKKITYDYCNKLVKEFEKVVKNPIKERSSFYYTGVDLGTSCVVIAVLDENKRPVAGAYRYASVVKDGMVVDYVGAVRIVRELKEEIENKLGVTLTYAAAAIPPGTDKLDGGAVKNVVEAAGFELTYLSDESTAANEVLQIKNGVIVDVGGGTTGISVFKDGKVVYIADEPTGGTHFSLVIAGAYRMPFEEAELFKRNKKNYNEVFGLLVPVIEKVASIIETHIKDYKIEEICLVGGTTCLDEIEKIIENKTGIKTTKPKNPMFVTPLGIALSCKQK, encoded by the coding sequence ATGAGCAAAAAAATAACATACGATTATTGCAATAAATTAGTAAAAGAATTTGAAAAAGTTGTAAAAAACCCTATAAAAGAAAGATCATCCTTTTATTATACAGGAGTAGATTTGGGGACCTCTTGTGTAGTTATAGCCGTATTGGATGAGAATAAAAGACCTGTTGCAGGGGCATACAGATATGCTAGTGTTGTAAAAGACGGAATGGTAGTGGATTATGTGGGAGCGGTGAGGATAGTAAGAGAACTTAAAGAGGAAATAGAAAATAAACTGGGAGTTACATTGACTTATGCGGCAGCGGCAATTCCTCCTGGAACTGACAAATTAGACGGGGGAGCCGTTAAAAATGTTGTGGAAGCGGCAGGCTTTGAATTAACATACCTTTCAGATGAGTCCACAGCAGCCAACGAAGTATTGCAAATTAAAAATGGAGTTATTGTAGATGTAGGAGGAGGGACTACAGGAATATCTGTGTTTAAAGACGGAAAAGTAGTGTATATTGCCGATGAACCTACAGGAGGGACGCATTTTTCTCTTGTAATAGCGGGAGCATACCGAATGCCTTTTGAAGAAGCGGAACTCTTTAAAAGAAATAAGAAAAATTATAACGAAGTTTTCGGGCTTTTAGTTCCGGTAATTGAGAAGGTGGCTTCAATAATCGAAACGCATATAAAAGACTACAAAATAGAAGAAATTTGTCTTGTAGGAGGAACAACGTGTCTTGATGAGATAGAAAAAATTATTGAAAATAAAACAGGGATAAAAACAACAAAACCTAAAAACCCTATGTTTGTTACTCCTTTGGGAATTGCATTGAGTTGTAAACAGAAATAA
- a CDS encoding dihydroorotate oxidase, translated as MSSTKTTIGNYEFENCLMNAAGVYCYDRNELEQIINSDAGAFVTKSATLNPREGNPLPRYYDTKLGCINSMGLPNLGIDYYLDYLLELQKTHPDRTFFLSLTGLSSEEIHTLLKKVYESDFNGLTELNLSCPNVPGKPQTAYDLEATEKLLNEVFEYFKKLLGVKLPPYFDIVHFDEAAKVFNKFPLTFVNCINSIGNGLVINDEYVVIKPKQGFGGIGGEYIKPTALANVHAFYQRLNPTIQIIGTGGILTGRDAFEHILCGASLVQIGTALQKEGPEVFSRITRELKEIMDEKGYKTLNDFRGKLKYL; from the coding sequence ATGTCATCAACAAAAACAACTATCGGAAATTATGAATTTGAAAATTGCCTTATGAATGCGGCAGGTGTTTACTGTTACGACCGTAATGAACTGGAGCAGATTATAAACTCCGACGCGGGAGCTTTTGTTACAAAAAGTGCCACGTTAAATCCCCGCGAAGGAAATCCTCTTCCCCGTTATTACGACACAAAATTAGGGTGTATAAATTCTATGGGTTTGCCTAATTTGGGGATTGACTATTATTTAGATTATTTACTGGAATTACAGAAAACTCATCCTGATCGTACATTTTTCCTATCTTTGACAGGACTGTCTTCGGAAGAAATTCATACATTGCTGAAAAAAGTTTATGAAAGTGATTTCAACGGATTGACAGAGTTAAATCTTTCCTGTCCCAATGTTCCCGGCAAACCTCAAACAGCTTATGATTTGGAAGCTACGGAAAAATTACTGAATGAAGTATTTGAATATTTCAAAAAGCTTCTGGGAGTTAAACTGCCTCCTTACTTTGATATTGTTCATTTTGACGAAGCTGCCAAAGTTTTCAATAAATTTCCCTTAACATTTGTAAACTGTATTAACAGCATAGGAAACGGTCTTGTAATTAATGACGAGTATGTTGTTATAAAGCCTAAACAGGGATTCGGCGGTATCGGCGGAGAATATATCAAACCCACAGCCCTTGCCAATGTTCATGCCTTTTATCAAAGGCTGAATCCGACTATACAGATTATAGGTACAGGAGGAATACTGACAGGACGGGATGCTTTTGAGCATATTCTTTGCGGTGCGAGTCTCGTTCAGATAGGAACTGCTTTGCAAAAAGAAGGCCCTGAAGTATTTTCAAGAATTACCCGTGAGTTGAAAGAAATAATGGACGAAAAAGGTTACAAAACTCTTAATGATTTTAGAGGAAAATTGAAATATTTATAA
- a CDS encoding type I restriction-modification system subunit M — MENNSKESKEGIQRSELHRKIWSIADEVRGAVDGWDFKQYVLGILFYRFISENMVTFFNSAEHEAGDLEFDYSKISDEEAERDFRPNTVEDKGFFILPSQLFENVVKNAAKNENLNTDLANIFKSIEASAIGFASENDIKGLFEDVDTTSNRLGGTVAEKNKRLTDILTGISEINFGKFEENDIDAFGDAYEYLISNYASNAGKSGGEFFTPQTVSKLLARLVMEGKTSINKVYDPTCGSGSLLLQMKKQFEEHIIDEGFFGQEINMTNFNLARMNMFLHNINYNNFSIKRGDTLLNPLHSEEKPFDAIVSNPPYSIKWIGDGDPTLINDERFAPAGKLAPKSYADYAFIMHSLSYLSSKGRAAIVCFPGIFYRKGAEQTIRKYLVDNNFIDCVIQLPENLFFGTSIATCILVMAKNKTENKVLFIDASKEFKKETNNNILEEKNIENIVEEFKNRSDKEYFSRYVDKSEIEENDYNLSVSTYVEKEDTREIIDIKVLNKEIEETVIKIDALRASINEIVKELEDE, encoded by the coding sequence ATGGAGAATAATTCAAAAGAATCTAAAGAAGGAATACAAAGATCGGAATTACATCGTAAGATATGGTCTATTGCAGATGAAGTACGTGGAGCTGTAGACGGATGGGATTTTAAACAGTATGTACTAGGCATACTGTTTTACAGATTTATCTCAGAAAATATGGTAACTTTTTTTAATTCTGCCGAGCATGAGGCGGGAGATTTGGAGTTTGATTACTCAAAAATAAGTGATGAAGAAGCTGAAAGAGATTTCAGACCTAATACTGTGGAAGATAAAGGATTTTTTATTTTGCCGAGTCAGTTATTTGAAAATGTAGTAAAAAATGCTGCAAAAAATGAGAATTTGAATACCGACTTAGCCAATATTTTTAAATCTATAGAAGCCAGTGCAATCGGGTTTGCTTCGGAAAATGATATTAAAGGATTATTTGAAGATGTAGACACTACAAGTAACCGATTGGGCGGAACTGTTGCCGAGAAAAATAAAAGATTGACAGATATTTTGACAGGGATTTCGGAAATAAACTTCGGGAAATTTGAAGAAAATGACATAGATGCGTTCGGAGATGCTTATGAATATTTGATCTCAAATTATGCAAGTAACGCAGGAAAGTCGGGAGGAGAATTTTTTACTCCTCAAACGGTTTCAAAATTATTGGCAAGACTTGTAATGGAAGGGAAAACAAGTATTAATAAAGTGTATGATCCGACTTGTGGAAGCGGTTCGTTACTACTGCAAATGAAAAAGCAGTTTGAAGAACATATTATAGACGAAGGATTTTTCGGACAGGAAATAAATATGACCAACTTTAACCTTGCCCGTATGAATATGTTTCTGCATAATATAAACTATAATAATTTTTCGATTAAGCGAGGAGATACTCTACTTAATCCACTGCATAGCGAAGAGAAACCCTTTGATGCTATTGTTTCCAATCCTCCATACTCGATTAAATGGATAGGGGACGGAGATCCTACACTTATAAATGATGAGCGTTTTGCACCTGCAGGAAAGTTAGCACCTAAGTCTTATGCGGATTATGCTTTTATTATGCATTCTTTAAGTTATCTCTCAAGTAAAGGACGGGCAGCTATAGTATGCTTTCCGGGCATTTTCTATCGTAAAGGAGCGGAACAGACTATTCGCAAATATCTTGTAGATAATAACTTTATAGACTGTGTTATACAACTTCCTGAAAATCTGTTTTTTGGAACATCTATCGCTACATGTATTTTAGTTATGGCAAAAAATAAAACTGAAAACAAAGTGTTATTTATAGATGCGAGTAAAGAGTTTAAGAAAGAAACAAATAACAATATTTTGGAAGAGAAAAATATAGAAAATATTGTTGAAGAATTTAAAAACAGGTCTGATAAAGAGTATTTTTCAAGATACGTAGACAAGAGTGAAATTGAAGAAAATGACTACAATCTTTCGGTTTCTACATATGTGGAAAAAGAAGATACAAGGGAAATAATTGATATAAAAGTTTTAAATAAAGAGATTGAAGAAACGGTAATAAAAATTGACGCTTTAAGAGCTTCTATAAATGAAATAGTAAAGGAGCTTGAAGATGAGTAA
- a CDS encoding GNAT family N-acetyltransferase codes for MNSVIIRPAELKDVEKMALVHVSAWKSTYKNIFSQDFLNNLSTDLWIKRFNDMIVNKRSFAFVAEFEKKITGDIIWGKSRDKNFDTLGEIYAINILPDYQKRNIGKTLILRALSELQYRHCYNSVFLKVVDKNENARKFYEHMGFKDTNIIIKDKIEDFYFNEIVYRYDFV; via the coding sequence ATGAATAGTGTGATTATAAGACCTGCCGAATTGAAAGATGTAGAAAAAATGGCTTTGGTTCATGTTTCGGCATGGAAGAGTACATATAAAAATATTTTCTCTCAAGATTTTTTAAATAATTTATCGACTGATCTCTGGATAAAAAGATTTAACGATATGATTGTAAATAAAAGGAGTTTTGCCTTTGTTGCCGAATTTGAGAAAAAAATTACCGGCGATATAATTTGGGGAAAAAGTCGTGATAAAAACTTTGATACATTGGGCGAAATTTATGCAATAAATATTTTACCCGATTATCAAAAACGGAACATAGGAAAAACTTTAATATTAAGAGCTCTGTCCGAACTTCAATACAGACATTGCTATAATTCAGTATTTCTGAAAGTAGTCGATAAAAATGAAAATGCACGAAAATTTTACGAACATATGGGATTTAAAGATACAAACATAATTATAAAAGATAAAATAGAAGATTTTTATTTTAATGAGATTGTTTACAGGTATGATTTTGTGTAA
- a CDS encoding VOC family protein, whose translation MNPKIDHIHITVKDINRAEKFYDKLLPIIGFDLSLKEYTDVPEHEYKIIEYHNKNFSFGIVNERLQYAHEAVNQRKPGALHHLAFHVETKEEVDILYQKILEIPAAIVQPPQYYIEYCKDYYAFFFKDSEGIEYEIVNFQRNKYFY comes from the coding sequence ATGAATCCTAAAATTGATCATATTCATATAACTGTGAAAGATATTAACCGTGCGGAGAAATTTTATGATAAACTGCTCCCGATTATCGGATTTGATTTATCTCTAAAAGAATATACCGATGTGCCAGAACATGAGTATAAAATTATCGAGTATCATAATAAAAATTTTTCTTTCGGAATTGTGAATGAGCGTCTACAATATGCACATGAAGCTGTTAACCAAAGAAAACCGGGAGCCTTGCACCATTTAGCTTTTCATGTGGAAACTAAAGAAGAGGTTGATATTCTATACCAAAAAATTTTGGAAATTCCGGCAGCTATAGTTCAGCCTCCCCAATATTATATAGAATACTGCAAGGATTATTATGCCTTTTTCTTTAAAGATTCTGAAGGAATTGAATATGAAATAGTAAATTTTCAAAGAAACAAATATTTTTATTAA
- the sppA gene encoding signal peptide peptidase SppA: MFILNTIIQVLLTVALYLVIGIIIYKKLLKGKKKKEISKKDAKTVVFDVSDVKEDEMGAAVEINSKISYYEVLQGLKSLTTDKDVKKIIIDVDKLNLPLAKWEELSEIFDEIRKSKELVAIGTFFDERKYRYAMVASKVFMLNTRQSTVCFRGYEYKEPYWKSFLAKFGIKMNILHIGDYKVAGENYSHDKMSPEKKQSILNIKESLFRNFIKSVENKRGVNIENEILNGDFIFVGTDKALESKLIDGVADYEEIGINYKEDTVSFEDYLSIYKEKKNKSKDTIAIINIEGIIEPKKSNKVNITYKNVCEKLDKLEDIKNLKGLVLRINSPGGSALEAEKIHQKLKKLDVPIYISMGDVCASGGYYIASAGKKIFADSMTLTGSIGVVLMYPELSETLNKIDVNIEGFEKGKGFDIFNIFETLSEESKEKIIHTMNEVYSEFKSHVIAARGMSEKELEKIAGGRVWLGSEAVNINLIDEIGSLEKSVETMAKDLKLDKYKVENLKLKKSLKETLTSIKTPLISEELEDKIRFMQNNVNQILYYENDFEL, from the coding sequence ATGTTTATTTTAAACACGATTATACAGGTATTACTAACTGTAGCCTTATATCTGGTTATAGGTATCATTATTTACAAAAAATTACTGAAAGGTAAAAAGAAAAAGGAAATTTCCAAGAAAGATGCAAAAACGGTTGTTTTCGATGTGTCCGACGTAAAAGAAGATGAAATGGGAGCTGCTGTGGAAATAAACAGTAAAATCTCATATTACGAGGTTTTACAGGGACTGAAAAGTTTAACAACTGATAAAGATGTCAAAAAAATAATAATAGACGTTGATAAATTAAACTTACCGTTAGCAAAATGGGAAGAACTTTCGGAAATTTTTGATGAAATAAGAAAAAGTAAGGAACTTGTTGCAATAGGAACATTTTTCGACGAAAGAAAATACAGATATGCTATGGTTGCAAGTAAAGTCTTTATGCTTAACACAAGACAATCGACCGTCTGTTTCAGAGGATATGAGTATAAAGAGCCTTACTGGAAATCTTTTTTGGCAAAGTTCGGAATAAAAATGAATATTCTCCATATCGGAGATTACAAAGTGGCAGGAGAGAATTACAGTCATGATAAAATGTCTCCTGAGAAAAAACAGTCTATTTTAAATATAAAGGAAAGTTTATTTCGAAATTTTATAAAATCTGTTGAAAATAAAAGGGGAGTTAATATTGAAAACGAAATATTAAACGGAGATTTTATTTTCGTTGGTACGGATAAAGCACTGGAATCAAAATTAATTGACGGAGTAGCTGACTACGAAGAAATCGGGATAAATTATAAAGAAGATACTGTTTCTTTTGAAGATTATCTGTCGATTTATAAAGAGAAAAAGAATAAAAGCAAAGACACGATAGCGATTATAAATATTGAAGGTATTATTGAGCCTAAAAAATCTAACAAAGTCAATATTACATACAAAAATGTCTGTGAAAAACTTGATAAACTTGAAGATATAAAAAATCTGAAAGGTCTTGTTTTAAGAATAAATTCTCCCGGCGGAAGTGCTCTGGAAGCTGAAAAAATACATCAGAAATTAAAAAAATTGGATGTACCGATATATATTTCTATGGGAGATGTCTGTGCCAGCGGTGGATATTATATCGCTTCGGCAGGAAAGAAAATATTTGCCGACAGTATGACTCTTACAGGCTCAATCGGTGTTGTCTTAATGTATCCCGAACTTTCAGAAACTTTAAATAAAATAGATGTCAATATAGAAGGATTTGAAAAAGGTAAAGGATTTGATATTTTTAATATTTTTGAAACATTAAGTGAAGAGTCGAAAGAAAAAATCATTCATACAATGAACGAAGTTTATTCCGAGTTCAAATCTCACGTAATCGCAGCCAGAGGAATGTCCGAAAAAGAGCTGGAAAAAATTGCAGGAGGAAGAGTTTGGTTGGGGAGTGAAGCTGTAAATATCAATCTGATTGATGAAATCGGTTCTCTTGAAAAATCCGTAGAAACTATGGCGAAAGATTTGAAACTCGATAAATATAAAGTGGAGAATCTCAAACTGAAAAAATCTTTGAAAGAAACATTAACAAGCATAAAGACTCCGTTAATATCCGAAGAACTGGAAGACAAAATAAGATTTATGCAAAACAATGTCAATCAGATTTTGTATTATGAAAACGATTTTGAATTATAA